From the Candidatus Methanosuratincola sp. genome, one window contains:
- a CDS encoding polyprenyl synthetase family protein translates to MPDVKHAKDPLKTLGAPLVESAINDMLGARIKSVTARRAIRSFSRKWKDYSRAALMVMACKAVGGSPEMVSPAAKALILSGAAFDLHDDIVDNSYVRTEKNRKTTMGLFGREVTLLIGDAFLIEGLSQLYELRETMPYDRVNLVIKTIKDGLYELGSAEVDELRLVRNFNVTANQYLRIVRMKAADVESYTRVGAIIGGGTEDEIDTLGEFGRLLGMLVILRDDINDTFNDKSELVSRVTKESLPLPIIYSLNDKRVLKKLNSLIEDNSAENIQGLLDLVDENKGFERTKALMEDYVSKSKALLSRIKDPKELLSLFNY, encoded by the coding sequence ATGCCCGACGTGAAGCATGCAAAAGACCCCTTGAAAACTCTCGGTGCACCGTTAGTCGAGTCGGCCATAAACGACATGCTCGGCGCGAGGATAAAATCCGTAACCGCAAGGCGCGCCATTCGTAGCTTTTCACGGAAGTGGAAGGACTATTCGAGGGCCGCCCTCATGGTGATGGCCTGCAAGGCTGTCGGAGGATCCCCAGAGATGGTCTCGCCTGCGGCAAAAGCGCTTATACTCTCCGGTGCTGCATTTGATCTCCACGACGACATAGTCGACAATTCGTACGTCAGGACGGAAAAGAACAGAAAGACTACGATGGGGTTGTTCGGCAGAGAGGTGACGCTTCTCATCGGGGATGCCTTTCTTATAGAGGGGTTATCCCAACTCTATGAGCTCAGGGAAACGATGCCTTACGACAGAGTGAATTTAGTCATAAAGACTATAAAAGATGGGCTTTACGAACTCGGCTCAGCAGAGGTGGACGAGCTCAGGCTCGTTAGGAACTTCAATGTGACGGCGAATCAATACCTAAGGATAGTGAGGATGAAGGCCGCTGATGTAGAGTCTTACACCAGAGTTGGTGCGATAATCGGGGGAGGAACCGAAGATGAGATTGACACACTAGGGGAGTTCGGCAGGCTCCTGGGCATGCTTGTGATTCTCAGGGATGACATAAATGACACATTCAACGACAAATCTGAACTAGTCTCTCGGGTAACCAAAGAAAGCCTGCCGTTGCCAATCATATACTCATTAAATGATAAAAGAGTGCTGAAGAAACTTAATTCACTTATTGAAGACAATTCGGCAGAGAACATCCAGGGACTTTTGGACCTGGTAGACGAGAACAAGGGCTTCGAAAGGACCAAGGCCCTGATGGAGGATTACGTATCTAAATCCAAGGCGCTCCTTAGCAGAATCAAAGATCCTAAGGAACTCCTATCCCTTTTCAACTATTAA
- a CDS encoding AAA family ATPase, whose amino-acid sequence MKKFITIHSFKGGTGKSYLAANLSTIYALQGKKVCLLDMDFRAPTQHIVFEPKNVKRWLNDVMNGTAEVKDCIIDCSEKIENKGKLYVGFADFSTEAIRDMISKGRKWETEALQRILVMRKDLLEKMNFDVCIADTSPGIQYSSINAVVAADVAIVVSTLDDSDIYGTTKMINELYEVFQKRVAIVVNKAIGGCEMSDLDKSKIVNALQEKYRQAIIGILPCYCEVGKVKRASIFSYNYPQHPFTEMLRVIAAKIELL is encoded by the coding sequence ATGAAGAAATTCATCACGATACACTCATTCAAGGGAGGAACGGGCAAGAGTTATTTGGCAGCCAACTTGTCGACCATCTATGCCCTCCAAGGGAAGAAGGTTTGCCTACTGGACATGGACTTTAGGGCCCCCACTCAACACATAGTCTTTGAGCCCAAGAACGTAAAGAGATGGTTGAATGATGTAATGAACGGCACCGCAGAGGTTAAGGACTGCATCATCGATTGCTCGGAGAAGATCGAGAACAAGGGCAAGCTGTATGTGGGCTTTGCTGACTTTTCTACCGAGGCAATCAGGGACATGATATCCAAAGGGCGAAAGTGGGAGACCGAGGCACTACAGAGGATCCTTGTCATGAGGAAGGATCTTCTTGAAAAGATGAATTTCGATGTCTGCATAGCTGACACTAGCCCGGGCATACAGTACTCGTCAATCAATGCGGTCGTAGCTGCTGATGTTGCGATAGTGGTATCGACGCTCGACGATTCGGATATATACGGCACAACCAAGATGATAAACGAGCTGTACGAAGTATTTCAGAAGAGGGTTGCGATAGTGGTGAACAAGGCAATCGGCGGATGCGAGATGAGCGACCTCGACAAGTCAAAGATCGTAAATGCCCTGCAAGAAAAATACAGACAGGCAATAATAGGGATATTACCGTGCTACTGCGAAGTCGGGAAGGTGAAGAGGGCATCCATCTTCTCGTATAACTACCCGCAACATCCGTTCACAGAGATGCTCAGGGTTATAGCTGCAAAGATAGAGCTACTTTAA